Below is a genomic region from Jiangella gansuensis DSM 44835.
CCGGCCCGGAGCCGCTGAACGCCAGCGACGCCGTGGACGGCGACACCCCGGCGCGTGCGGCGACGGCGGCCAGCGTGGCCCGATGCTCACCCACCGGTGATCCAACTCCTCTCGTGGGGTTGCGCCTGCGCAGAGTCGCATAGCAGAATATCGAATCGATTCGAGTCGAATCGATTCGACCACCATGAACCCATACTCCCCCAAGGACGCCCCTGTGAGCCACCCCGCATCGGACCGGCAGCTGTCGCCGGCTCGCGTGCTGCGTGCGCGCAACGCCGTCGCCGCCGTGTTCGCTCTCAACGGCCTCGCCGTGGCCTCGTGGATGGCACGCATCCCCGAGGTCCGCGACCTGCTGGAGATCACCCCCAGCGAGCTCGGCCGGCTGCTGCTGGCGCTCGCCGTCGGCTCCATCGTCGCGCTCCCGACGTCCGGACTGGTGGTCAACCGGATCGGCGCCGCACGCACGGTGGCCGGGGGGTCACTCCTGGTGGGCGCCGGGCTGACACTGGCCGGCGTCGGCAGCGACGCACTGCTCAACGTCCCGGTCACCGCGGCCGGCCTGGTGCTCATCGGCTACGGCTCGGGCTCGTGGGATGTCGCCATGAACGTCGAGGGCGCCGCCGTCGAACGCCTGCTCGGCCGCACGGTCATGCCCCGCTTCCACGCCGCGTTCAGTCTCGGCACCGTGGCCGGCGCCGGCCTCGGAGCCGGAGCCGCCGCGGCGGCCGTTCCGGTCGCCGTCCACCTCGGCGTCATCGGTGCCGGCGTGGCCACCGGCGCCGTCATCGCCACCCGCAGCTTCCTGCCCCGCACCGTCGAGGTCGACGACGACGGCGTCGCGGCGCCGAACGTGTCGGTGTGGACGGCCTGGCGCGAACCGCGCACCCTGCTCATCGGACTCATGGTGATGTGCTTCGCGCTCATTGAGGGCATCGCCAACGACTGGCTGGCGCTGGGCCTCGTCGACGGCTACGACACCAGCAACGCGATGGGCGCCGTGGGCTTCGCCGTCTTCGTCGCCGCCATGACCATCGGGCGTACCGCCGGCACCCAGCTCATCGACCGGTACGGCCGGCTGCCCGTGCTCCGGGTCAGCGGCGTCCTGGCCGCGGGCGGTGTCCTGCTGGTGGTGTTCGGCGGCTCGCTGCCGCTCGCCGCGGTCGGCATCGTCATCTGGGGCTTCGGCGCGGCGCTCGGGTTCCCGTTGGGCATGAGCGCGGCGTCGGACGATCCGCGGCGCGCCGCCGTCCGGGTCAGCGTCGTCGCCTCGATCGGGTACACGGCGTTCCTCGCCGGCCCGCCCATCCTTGGCTACATCGGCGACCACGAGGGCGTGTTGCGCGCCCTGCTGGCCGTCGCCGTGGCGGCCACCATCGGGACACTGGCCGCGCCGGCCGCCCGAGAGCAGAAACCGTCCTCCGAGCGGGTCGAATCCGGAGTGCGGGACTAGCGCACCCTCCCCTTGATCATCAAGACTTGACCCGGCCAGCACCGGGTCAACTCTTGATGATCATGGGGTGCCGCCGGGCCGGACCAGACCGGTCTCGTAGGCGAGCACCACGAGTTGCACCCGGTCGCGCAGGCCCACCTTGGCCAGCACCCGGCCGATGTGGGTCTTGACGGTCGCCTCGGTGACGAACAGCCGGGCGGCGATCTCGGCGTTGGAGCGACCACGCACCACCTCGCGGACGATCTCGTGTTCGCGCTGGGTCAGCTCGGACCAGACGGCGGCCGGCGGACTGGTGTCGTCGGGCAAGTGCCCGGCGAACCGCTCCAGCAGCCGCCGGGTGGTGCTCGGCGCCACCACGGCGTCGCCGGAGTGGACCGTCCGGACCGCGTCCAGCAGGGTCGGCGGCTCGGCGTCCTTGAGCAGGAAGCCGCTGGCACCGGCCTTGATCGCGGCGAAGGCGTATTCATCCAGGTCGAACGTGGTCAGCACGATCACCTTCGGCGCGTCCGGCCGTGCCCGCAACCGGCGGGTGGCCTCGACGCCGTCGAGCACCGGC
It encodes:
- a CDS encoding MFS transporter encodes the protein MSHPASDRQLSPARVLRARNAVAAVFALNGLAVASWMARIPEVRDLLEITPSELGRLLLALAVGSIVALPTSGLVVNRIGAARTVAGGSLLVGAGLTLAGVGSDALLNVPVTAAGLVLIGYGSGSWDVAMNVEGAAVERLLGRTVMPRFHAAFSLGTVAGAGLGAGAAAAAVPVAVHLGVIGAGVATGAVIATRSFLPRTVEVDDDGVAAPNVSVWTAWREPRTLLIGLMVMCFALIEGIANDWLALGLVDGYDTSNAMGAVGFAVFVAAMTIGRTAGTQLIDRYGRLPVLRVSGVLAAGGVLLVVFGGSLPLAAVGIVIWGFGAALGFPLGMSAASDDPRRAAVRVSVVASIGYTAFLAGPPILGYIGDHEGVLRALLAVAVAATIGTLAAPAAREQKPSSERVESGVRD
- a CDS encoding response regulator transcription factor, with the translated sequence MPVRVFLVDDQQLVRAGFRMVIDSQPDLEVVGEAGDGDAALHALAVTAADVVLMDVRMPVLDGVEATRRLRARPDAPKVIVLTTFDLDEYAFAAIKAGASGFLLKDAEPPTLLDAVRTVHSGDAVVAPSTTRRLLERFAGHLPDDTSPPAAVWSELTQREHEIVREVVRGRSNAEIAARLFVTEATVKTHIGRVLAKVGLRDRVQLVVLAYETGLVRPGGTP